GAAATAAGCCTGATTGTTTTTTAAGCGGCATTATTGCTTTATTGATATCAAAGTAAGTTGTAACTGTAATAAAGGTGTCACAATAATTATTTACATTGGCTTGAAATAAATGACGGAGGTGTACCATGGTAGATAGTCAGTGGGATGAATTTGATTTTCAAGATGACATAGAACAAATCAATCGTGACAACAGCAAGCGATTAAAGAAAAGGAAATGGCGAGAAATAGAAAACGTCAAAGAAAAGCAACGTTTGAAAAGAGAACTATCTACTTATGATAGCGATAACTTTTATTCATAACTGGTTGGTCGTTGCGAAACCATATAATTGTAAATTATCTGGTCAGCTCTCTTTAGTAACTTGTTGTATTAAAACTTTAAAGTTTTAATAATTTTGGTGTGAAAACTTAAGTTGTACATAACGTAACATTTTTCACGGCTTATCTAACGTACTCTGCGACGCTAATTTAAGTAGTTCAGAATAGAAAGCCCGATGAAATTAAACAAAACATTTTTACTCCTTAGTTGCGCCTTGACCTCAACGCAAGCTTTGTCAGCTGCGTTTCAATTAGCGGAGCACAGTGCGTCAGGATTAGGCCGAGCGTTTGCCGGTGAAGCGGCCATTGCTGAAGATGCTTCTGTTGTTGCACGCAATCCAGCGCTAATGTCGCAATTTGACAAGGAAATGCTTACCGTTGTCGCAAGTTACGTAAAACCAGATGTTTCACTAGACGGTACAGAAGCTCCTGCGGGATCAACGCCATCATCACTGGATCAATCAAGTATTGCCCCGTCTGCAATTATTCCTGCATTTTATTATGTTAAGCCAATGAGCGACAAACTTGCTTTAGGT
This window of the Thalassotalea atypica genome carries:
- a CDS encoding DUF3545 family protein is translated as MVDSQWDEFDFQDDIEQINRDNSKRLKKRKWREIENVKEKQRLKRELSTYDSDNFYS